gtgtttatgtatttaatgtgtgccctaagaaaactcttctttttccagtgtggcccagagatgccaaaaggttggacaccactgttctagagggggaggggggagggatggagggagggagggagagagagacagagagagagcagaggggaggggagggtaagggaggggagaggagaggaggggagaagagagaggcatcagtgtgagagagaaacatcctttatgtgctctgaccagtatgtgcccagactggaaattgaacccacaacctttttggtgcatgggatgacactccaactgcttgagctacctggccaggatgAGAAACATACTTTTGATATaaatctgaatataaataaatacacacatatatgaatgCATGGTTGACAATTCTACCATGTTTCATTTCACTGTACACATTTTTATACTCTAGGATGGAGTGGTAGGTTTTCTAGTTCTCATTTCCTGTGCTTCCTGCCACACTATATGTGAAGTAAACAGTTTGCAACTTGGGATGCAGTGGATCAGTTTATGTGTGCTACTCTGGAAAAACTCCTAATCTAGCATgcatgggtgtgtatgtgtgtatgaggGATTAGGCAAGGAGTGAAGTACACTACTTTAGACAACTGTAAATGCCCTAAGGCAAGAACTGTGAATCCTCATTCCCTTTCTGGCAGAGTGGGAAATCAGTGAGTGGGAGAGGATTGATCGAGATAACAAATGTGGAGGCTGTGAGGCCTTGTGTATGTTtgagaaactgagtcacaggTATCAGAAAGAAATGAGTGGAGAGGAGCAGAATCACATACGTAGGGACAACATCCcttgaaataaacagaaattagCTGGATAAGTCAGCAGTCTGAAAGCCAGGTTTAGGGGCAAGGCACTGAAGCTTAGAAAGTCAGTCAGAGTCAGAGTCAGAGTCAGAATCAGAGATGACAGGCACTAATTAGACTCCCGTGTGACCCACTGAGTTGCAAGAGAAGAGCCCTGCTCCAGCCCTGGATGCCCAAGCAACAGCCTCTGGGTGGCATTACAGAACCTCCCATTGCCAGCCCAGGCAAAGTCAGTGGGGAAAACTCCATACCCGCCTAGAACCAGGATCTGAAGTCTCTGAATGATACCCTTCCTCACCAACCTGTCTGTGAACAGGTCCTACTTCATAAGGAAAAGGAATGAAGACGTTAAGTCAGACCACGACACATACGGCCAGGAGTGAAATTGAAAGTGCATTTAATGGGGGCAAAACAGAGCTGATCCACTTGTTTTCACCTTAAGTTCCTCTTCAGATGAATCCTGAGCAGCTGAAAACTAAAGTTCTAAGGTACCAAGACCATCAGCCTCATTCAGAAGCTCAGAGGCCCAGAGTGTTTGGGAAGGAAAGCTTCATGGCACCTATTTTTAGGGTGCAAATGAGGGAAGATTTTGACTACTGGTGATCGTGTGCTAATTGCATGGCAAATGGAGCAGTTAAGCAGAATGGGAGAGGGTATTCAGCATTCGGTGGTGGTGGCCTCAAGGGTATAGGCCACATTACTTCTGCTTGGTCTGTTGAACTGGTGCTGGAATGACTGTTGGCTCTGGGCATGGCTCCGGAACTTTAGGGTGGCAGGGCTCTGGCACCTTGGGGTGGCATGGCTCAGGAACCTTTGGGTGACAGGGTTCTGGCACCTTGGGGTGGCATGGCTCAGGAACCTTTGGGTGACAGGGTTCTGGCACCTTGGGGTGGCATGGCTCAGGAACCTTGGTGTGGCATGGCTCCTTGGTTTGAGGGACACATGGTTCCTGGGGTGGAGGTTGGCAGGGCTGTTTCACTTGCTGCTGCTGGAGCTGGGGGGGTGTGGTGCAAGGCTGCTTCTGCTGGTGAGAACTCATGCTTCAAAGGAGGCTGGACCTAGAGATCAGAACAGATGGTTTAAACAGGGATTAACTAGGGAAGAGGCCATGTTCAATGCCACTTCAGTTCTCCTAAGAAGCAAAggttctccttcctctccctttacCACTAAGAACACCTCGATGATTTCTGAGCCTTTGAACAGGGGGAACAGAAAGGCAGTTCGTTCTGCTCCActcaggtctctcccagtgctctCTTTCCTCCAGGCACATCTTAAAACCCAATTAGCAAAACAACACAACTGCAGGCTCTCGGCAGAAATGTGAGAGCACAATATTGGGATCACATGGAAATGTgatattatttgaaaaacaaacccCAGTAACTTCAGCACCTCACATATTTCTGATAATAGAATGGTTCATCACCTATAAGATAATTACTGACTTTTCTAGAACCCCACATAATCCCCTCTCTAGCCTCACTCACACCTTACTCTGCCTCAAATGTTCTCCTCATTCTGCTTGTCCAAAAATACCCAGCCACCATGGATCACAGATTACCTCATATGATACTTTTGGGAGGAATTTCTAGAGTGAGTCTTTTAGAATCACTTCTGTCCTCAAACTACCACAGCCCTTTACTTGTCCTTATTGCTTCATGCATGTGACTTTCTACATAGTATTTTAGCTTTCCTGCCCAtgtcttattttcctttataaattgtAGTTTCATGGAATAAATTCCCTGTTGTCTAAATTGTTTTTAGCAGACAAAGTGCCAACATAATAAATTCTCACAAAACAATTTGgtgaaagaatacatttctctGTATTAAGGTTATGAATAAAGAAGTAATTATAATGTCACTGTAAGTTCTACTAAGCATAAGGTAGCAGGACTTATCCTGCTGAGAGTCCTACACAATCCTCTTCTCTCTGGCAAGAACTGATGGGGCAGAATTGATAATATCTTAAGTCCCTTCAAGCCCAAACTGTGAAAACTTTTAAAACCAAGTTATTTCTAGAGGCTACAACTCTGATAGCTGAATTTCAATAGTAGGGGAAAAGAGAGCAAAAATAACAAGGaggtttcaataaaaataaaaaactttgagTGAATGGTAAAAAGTTCCAAGGAAAGAGACTCACCTGGTGTGCAGAGAAGAGCAGACTGCGTGGTCACTTGGATCTGCTGTGGTGTCCCCAGCCAACTGGCTTTTTATAGTGACTGATACCTCTCTCaaggaaatgagattttttttgaacTGCTGTGTCTTAATTATTTGCTGCCAAATGTGATTCATCCCAGTCCCCTCATCtacctgttagttcagtttttgtGATGAAACCACCCTCTTGACACATTTTTGGCACTTGCTGACTGACAATGATGTCACCTAAGCTTTATCCCCACTGAGGGTCCTTTGCATCCAAGTGTAGTGTTTAGGGTAAGGGTGGTGTAGGATGAAAGGTGAGAGGAGGAAGTCCTAGGGCTCCTGGAACCAGAAACAGCCCTGTTTCCTGGAGCAATAATCCTTGGCACTGACTGGGCTTGTTGAATTGTTTAGTATTGGAAATGGATGTGGAGATAAAAAGTTGTTTCTGGTTCTCCTGGGAGGCCAAGGGCATGGTTGTATGAACTTCCCCAGGTGGTAAAAAGTAATAATTCTGTTTATCCATTCCTTAACCTACTCAGGtgtggaaggggaaaagcaaggcCCAAATGATTCTTTTGGACCTAAAATCCTTCACTCCAAGAGAGACCTCAGAGTCAACAGAAGATGGCATGGGGACCCTGATGATTGATGGGGATGATGATGATTGAAAATCTGGGAAGATGATCAGGTTGAGCAGCCCCAGAGGACCTTGGCTCTTCTACCCATCCACTTGTTCAGTCCAATGTGCCAGTGGACCCTGAAGACACTGCCTCTTGTGGGGTCTCTTCCTGGGGGCAACATGGGGACATGGGACCTGGGATTCCTTGACCCTTTATACCAGAGTTTACTCTGCTCAAGATAAAATGGAATTGAAGTCACTAATGAAGGTCTGTCTTTATTATACAACCTATAATGAGCTGGGGCATTTGGAAAATCCAAACCATTCTTCAAACCAATGGGTTTATGTAGATTTTCCCTCCTTAACTTTGTCACCTAAATTTTGTGGAATACCTGCTGGCTCCACAGCTATgtcacctccctctcccctgaaCCAGAACCCAGGGCCAGCCAGCCATTGCCAGGAGCTCTTCCCACTGGCCCCATCTAGGCATTATTCTACTCTTTATTCCCATACAGTACTTGGTGTATAGTCACTTCTCAGTGGATTGACAAttatagaatgaatgaataaatgataaatgCCATTATTTGTTATGAGACACAAGAGGCTGCTTTGAGAACTAGGAAATTTCTTATAAGAGAAATACTCCCTTGTGACAAGCCACATGGGATGAGCTGAGAAGAGGGGTAAAGGTTCAGCAAGAGACAAGTGTTTCAGCTATCATCCTGACCCATCTGTTTCTCTTCTAGAATTTAAGCAGGCAGTTTCTTTTGGGCTGGGCCACTGCCATCACTATGCCTGAGTGTAAGGCCTCTTGCATCAATTTAGCTTTCCTCTACCCTTGGATACAAGCTTCTCCTCACCCAAACTCCATCTCTATGGACCCTGCAAAGGGAATTCCCAGCATGTTTTGTTGCTAATCTGATGGGATTCTTAAACCTAGGGCAACTTGCTTCCTGCTCTGTGGCCCTCCATGAACCTGGCTGACTTGATCCTCAGCTCTGAGTCTGGGCCTCTGACTCTCATGTCTTTCCTGGACCCACACCCTTAGTTGCAAAAGGGTTGGGGCTGTCATTAAATATTCTCTAGGTTTGGCCTGATGCACCTACCCAACTTGTGCCTCCTTTCCCCCAGCCAACACCTTTTCCACTAGCATCTGAATTTCTTCTTTACCCTCCTGCTCTTTTGTTTAAAGTGTAGTGAATAACTGGGTATTAAACCTTTTTATACTATACATGGAAGCTCAATTTCTTCATCAGCAGTGTTGGATTAGCCAGCAAATTTACTGGAAGCCATATAGCTTTTGACTGCCACTAGCATCTCCCCACATGCCTCTGACTTTCACATTGATGCCCTTGTCAGGATGATAGGGTGCTGTTAATTTCTTTATACCAAAGCCTGACCTTTCTTAATCTTACTGGTTAACTGTACCAGACACCTTTTGGGCATTCTTATGAATTATTTCTGCCCTACCTCTTATCCACACACTGTCATGTGGCCCTTCCAATGTAGGCTTGAATGGGCTTTGTGCAAGATCCTCCTGTCCTTTCCTGATCCAAGGTTTCATGATACTAAAGTGCAAGTTACCTATAGAACAAGGTACTGTTCAGAGTGCAAACCAGAAGTGTGAGAGAGTTAACACACATGGAGCCAGGCTGGAAAAATGGGGGTGGTGAACAGGAGTGATGGGTGGCTATAGATACATACTCTGCCTTCATCTCCAGACAAAGGGTTCTATATCTTCTCACCATGTGGTTAAAAACacagaaacttgtttttttttttcagatgcaaACCACAATCTGATTGCTCCAAAATTGTCATGGATCTCAAGAACTCAGGCTTAGCTGTGTGGGAGATTGCAGCCTTCTGGAAGAAAGTGGAACATTTCAAGACTGAGCAGGTTCAGTCAAGTCACCTGAAAAGACAAGTCAGAGAGTGTCAGGTGATGATGTGTCCTGAAATTTCCCCACTGGAGTACGTGCTCAGCACTGGAGGCCTTGTCTAGCCTTGTAGTTTTGACAAATTGCTGGTGACAATGGAACATTTTGAGGATCTCCAAATCTAGATAAAAGAAACTCC
This portion of the Phyllostomus discolor isolate MPI-MPIP mPhyDis1 chromosome 14, mPhyDis1.pri.v3, whole genome shotgun sequence genome encodes:
- the SPRR1B gene encoding cornifin-B produces the protein MSSHQQKQPCTTPPQLQQQQVKQPCQPPPQEPCVPQTKEPCHTKVPEPCHPKVPEPCHPKVPEPCHPKVPEPCHPKVPEPCHPKVPEPCHPKVPEPCPEPTVIPAPVQQTKQK